A region of Arabidopsis thaliana chromosome 5, partial sequence DNA encodes the following proteins:
- the SWEET3 gene encoding Nodulin MtN3 family protein (Nodulin MtN3 family protein; INVOLVED IN: biological_process unknown; LOCATED IN: integral to membrane, membrane; EXPRESSED IN: 8 plant structures; EXPRESSED DURING: 4 anthesis, C globular stage, petal differentiation and expansion stage, E expanded cotyledon stage; CONTAINS InterPro DOMAIN/s: MtN3/saliva-related transmembrane protein, conserved region (InterPro:IPR018169), RAG1-activating protein 1 homologue (InterPro:IPR018179), RAG1-activating protein-1-related (InterPro:IPR004316); BEST Arabidopsis thaliana protein match is: Nodulin MtN3 family protein (TAIR:AT1G21460.1); Has 35333 Blast hits to 34131 proteins in 2444 species: Archae - 798; Bacteria - 22429; Metazoa - 974; Fungi - 991; Plants - 531; Viruses - 0; Other Eukaryotes - 9610 (source: NCBI BLink).): MGDKLRLSIGILGNGASLLLYTAPIVTFSRVFKKKSTEEFSCFPYVMTLFNCLIYTWYGLPIVSHLWENLPLVTINGVGILLESIFIFIYFYYASPKEKIKVGVTFVPVIVGFGLTTAISALVFDDHRHRKSFVGSVGLVASISMYGSPLVVMKKVIETRSVEYMPFYLSFFSFLASSLWLAYGLLSHDLFLASPNMVATPLGILQLILYFKYKNKKDLAPTTMVITKRNDHDDKNKATLEFVVDVDRNSDTNEKNSNNASSI; the protein is encoded by the exons ATGGGTGATAAACTTCGATTATCCATCGGAATTTTGG GAAACGGAGCTTCTCTGTTGCTATATACAGCTCCAAT AGTAACATTTTCAAGGGTgtttaagaagaaaagcaCAGAGGAATTCTCATGTTTTCCTTACGTTATGACACTCTTTAACTGTTTGATATATACTTGGTACGGTTTACCGATTGTGAGTCATCTTTGGGAGAATCTTCCTCTCGTCACCATTAATGGAGTCGGCATCCTTCTCGAATCtatcttcattttcatatatttctaCTACGcatcaccaaaagaaaag ATTAAGGTTGGTGTTACATTTGTTCCGGTGATCGTTGGGTTCGGCTTAACGACAGCAATCTCAGCCTTGGTATTTGACGACCATCGTCACCGAAAATCATTCGTCGGAAGTGTTGGCCTCGTGGCTTCCATCTCTATGTATGGTTCTCCTCTCGTCGTTATG AAGAAAGTGATAGAGACAAGAAGTGTGGAATACATGCCGTTTTACTTGtccttcttctcatttctGGCTAGTTCCCTTTGGTTGGCATATGGCTTACTCAGCCATGATCTCTTTCTTGCG TCACCTAATATGGTTGCGACTCCATTGGGAATTCTCCAACTTATCCTCTACTTCAAGTACAAGAATAAGAAGGATTTAGCACCAACAACAATGGTGATCACCAAACGAAATGATCATGATGACAAGAACAAAGCCACACTTGAGTTTGTTGTTGACGTTGATCGTAATAGTGATACCAATGAGAAGAATTCTAACAATGCCTCATCGATCTAA
- the TRY gene encoding Homeodomain-like superfamily protein (TRIPTYCHON (TRY); CONTAINS InterPro DOMAIN/s: SANT, DNA-binding (InterPro:IPR001005), Homeodomain-like (InterPro:IPR009057), Myb, DNA-binding (InterPro:IPR014778), Homeodomain-related (InterPro:IPR012287), MYB-like (InterPro:IPR017877), Myb transcription factor (InterPro:IPR015495); BEST Arabidopsis thaliana protein match is: Homeodomain-like superfamily protein (TAIR:AT2G30420.1); Has 2274 Blast hits to 2274 proteins in 174 species: Archae - 0; Bacteria - 0; Metazoa - 5; Fungi - 0; Plants - 2256; Viruses - 0; Other Eukaryotes - 13 (source: NCBI BLink).) yields the protein MDNTDRRRRRKQHKIALHDSEEVSSIEWEFINMTEQEEDLIFRMYRLVGDRWDLIAGRVPGRQPEEIERYWIMRNSEGFADKRRQLHSSSHKHTKPHRPRFSIYPS from the exons ATGGATAACACTGACCGTCGTCGCCGTCGTAAGCAACACAAAATCGCCCTCCATGACTCTGAAG AAGTGAGCAGTATCGAATGGGAGTTTATCAACATGactgaacaagaagaagatctcaTCTTTCGAATGTACAGACTTGTCGGTGATAG GTGGGATTTGATAGCAGGAAGAGTTCCTGGAAGACAACCagaggagatagagagatatTGGATAATGAGAAACAGTGAAGGCTTTGCTGATAAACGACGCCAGCTTCACTCATCTTCCCACAAACATACCAAGCCTCACCGTCCTCGCTTTTCTATCTATCCTTCctag
- the SPCH gene encoding basic helix-loop-helix (bHLH) DNA-binding superfamily protein (SPEECHLESS (SPCH); CONTAINS InterPro DOMAIN/s: Helix-loop-helix DNA-binding domain (InterPro:IPR001092), Helix-loop-helix DNA-binding (InterPro:IPR011598); BEST Arabidopsis thaliana protein match is: basic helix-loop-helix (bHLH) DNA-binding superfamily protein (TAIR:AT3G06120.1); Has 3630 Blast hits to 3207 proteins in 306 species: Archae - 0; Bacteria - 54; Metazoa - 562; Fungi - 218; Plants - 2401; Viruses - 108; Other Eukaryotes - 287 (source: NCBI BLink).), giving the protein MQEIIPDFLEECEFVDTSLAGDDLFAILESLEGAGEISPTAASTPKDGTTSSKELVKDQDYENSSPKRKKQRLETRKEEDEEEEDGDGEAEEDNKQDGQQKMSHVTVERNRRKQMNEHLTVLRSLMPCFYVKRGDQASIIGGVVEYISELQQVLQSLEAKKQRKTYAEVLSPRVVPSPRPSPPVLSPRKPPLSPRINHHQIHHHLLLPPISPRTPQPTSPYRAIPPQLPLIPQPPLRSYSSLASCSSLGDPPPYSPASSSSSPSVSSNHESSVINELVANSKSALADVEVKFSGANVLLKTVSHKIPGQVMKIIAALEDLALEILQVNINTVDETMLNSFTIKIGIECQLSAEELAQQIQQTFC; this is encoded by the exons ATGCAGGAGATAATACCGGATTTTCTTGAAGAGTGTGAATTTGTCGACACTTCACTAGCCGGAGATGATCTATTTGCCATCTTAGAGAGTCTTGAAGGTGCCGGAGAGATATCTCCGACAGCTGCATCTACACCTAAAGATGGAACCACAAGTTCCAAGGAGTTAGTTAAGGATCAAGATTATGAAAACTCATCTCCTAAGAGGAAAAAGCAAAGACTAGAAACCAGGAAAgaagaggacgaagaagaagaagacggagacggagaagcagaagaagataataagcAAGATGGGCAACAAAAGATGTCTCATGTAACCGTGGAACGTAACCGGAGAAAGCAAATGAACGAGCACTTAACCGTTTTGCGTTCTCTTATGCCTTGTTTCTACGTCAAACGG GGGGACCAAGCATCGATCATAGGAGGAGTTGTGGAGTACATAAGCGAGTTACAACAAGTTCTCCAATCTTTGGAAGCCAAGAAACAACGTAAAACCTACGCCGAAGTCCTAAGCCCGAGAGTTGTCCCGAGCCCTCGTCCTTCACCGCCTGTTCTAAGCCCAAGAAAACCGCCTCTTAGCCCGCGCATCAACCACCACCAGATTCACCACCACCTACTTCTCCCTCCCATAAGTCCTCGAACACCTCAGCCAACAAGCCCATACCGGGCCATTCCACCGCAACTACCACTCATCCCACAGCCTCCGCTTCGCTCTTACAGCTCATTGGCCAGTTGCAGCAGCTTAGGAGATCCACCTCCATACTCTcctgcttcatcttcttcatctccttcagTTAGTAGTAACCATGAGAGTAGTGTGATCAATGAGCTTGTTGCTAACTCAAAATCGGCTTTGGCTGATGTGGAAGTGAAGTTTTCAGGAGCTAACGTGCTGCTCAAAACGGTGTCGCATAAGATCCCGGGACAAGTTATGAAGATAATTGCTGCTCTTGAAGATTTGGCTCTTGAGATTCTTCAGGTTAATATTAACACCGTCGACGAAACCATGCTTAATTCTTTCACCATCAAG aTTGGAATTGAGTGCCAACTAAGTGCAGAAGAACTGGCTCAACAAATTCAGCAAACATTCTGCTAG
- the SPCH gene encoding basic helix-loop-helix (bHLH) DNA-binding superfamily protein, which translates to MQEIIPDFLEECEFVDTSLAGDDLFAILESLEGAGEISPTAASTPKDGTTSSKELVKDQDYENSSPKRKKQRLETRKEEDEEEEDGDGEAEEDNKQDGQQKMSHVTVERNRRKQMNEHLTVLRSLMPCFYVKRGDQASIIGGVVEYISELQQVLQSLEAKKQRKTYAEVLSPRVVPSPRPSPPVLSPRKPPLSPRINHHQIHHHLLLPPISPRTPQPTSPYRAIPPQLPLIPQPPLRSYSSLASCSSLGDPPPYSPASSSSSPSVSSNHESSVINELVANSKSALADVEVKFSGANVLLKTVSHKIPGQVMKIIAALEDLALEILQVNINTVDETMLNSFTIKVRTNNHPN; encoded by the exons ATGCAGGAGATAATACCGGATTTTCTTGAAGAGTGTGAATTTGTCGACACTTCACTAGCCGGAGATGATCTATTTGCCATCTTAGAGAGTCTTGAAGGTGCCGGAGAGATATCTCCGACAGCTGCATCTACACCTAAAGATGGAACCACAAGTTCCAAGGAGTTAGTTAAGGATCAAGATTATGAAAACTCATCTCCTAAGAGGAAAAAGCAAAGACTAGAAACCAGGAAAgaagaggacgaagaagaagaagacggagacggagaagcagaagaagataataagcAAGATGGGCAACAAAAGATGTCTCATGTAACCGTGGAACGTAACCGGAGAAAGCAAATGAACGAGCACTTAACCGTTTTGCGTTCTCTTATGCCTTGTTTCTACGTCAAACGG GGGGACCAAGCATCGATCATAGGAGGAGTTGTGGAGTACATAAGCGAGTTACAACAAGTTCTCCAATCTTTGGAAGCCAAGAAACAACGTAAAACCTACGCCGAAGTCCTAAGCCCGAGAGTTGTCCCGAGCCCTCGTCCTTCACCGCCTGTTCTAAGCCCAAGAAAACCGCCTCTTAGCCCGCGCATCAACCACCACCAGATTCACCACCACCTACTTCTCCCTCCCATAAGTCCTCGAACACCTCAGCCAACAAGCCCATACCGGGCCATTCCACCGCAACTACCACTCATCCCACAGCCTCCGCTTCGCTCTTACAGCTCATTGGCCAGTTGCAGCAGCTTAGGAGATCCACCTCCATACTCTcctgcttcatcttcttcatctccttcagTTAGTAGTAACCATGAGAGTAGTGTGATCAATGAGCTTGTTGCTAACTCAAAATCGGCTTTGGCTGATGTGGAAGTGAAGTTTTCAGGAGCTAACGTGCTGCTCAAAACGGTGTCGCATAAGATCCCGGGACAAGTTATGAAGATAATTGCTGCTCTTGAAGATTTGGCTCTTGAGATTCTTCAGGTTAATATTAACACCGTCGACGAAACCATGCTTAATTCTTTCACCATCAAGGTACGTACGAATAATCATCCTAATTAA
- a CDS encoding uncharacterized protein (unknown protein; FUNCTIONS IN: molecular_function unknown; INVOLVED IN: biological_process unknown; LOCATED IN: cellular_component unknown; EXPRESSED IN: 23 plant structures; EXPRESSED DURING: 13 growth stages; Has 30201 Blast hits to 17322 proteins in 780 species: Archae - 12; Bacteria - 1396; Metazoa - 17338; Fungi - 3422; Plants - 5037; Viruses - 0; Other Eukaryotes - 2996 (source: NCBI BLink).), whose amino-acid sequence MTTPVKDYILGRDRDRDRDTMSSRRRVNKMLSFEDDGHKLTDVVDLCDSETEQRSEEEEFADVMDTIEEANIGENYEDEDVEACDANTSSPLSRRKRKRVIASDDDDDADDDDEDNIPISILKNLKPTNQEMSDLFDTPNKGESESRRLSGQRRVSSRLNKKRVSEEVSASTERLVGIPTTDNAEDDETEEEGSESEGESLDGFIIDDDDSQESVSEKSDEIGVEESDGEVGYADVMSRLRREKKPEKRKWEYEADMLADFGKDPELCMRAVCVLFRFQTEDEKVERSSHVSNGRGFSKVDAVRGTSIALFLTDGDSAGDMKKSVEELKVFDFKGVEKCEELARKYSKQLFQIYNNREDPFFTLPPSP is encoded by the exons ATGACCACACCGGTTAAAGACTATATATTAGGGAGAGACAGAGATAGAGACAGAGACACCATGTCTTCTCGGAGACGAGTGAATAAGATGTTGTCGTTTGAAGATGATGGTCACAAATTGACTGATGTAGTTGATTTATGTGATAGTGAAACAGAGCAGAGAAGTGAGGAGGAGGAATTTGCTGATGTTATGGATACTATAGAGGAGGCAAATATTGGTGAGAAttatgaagatgaagatgtgGAAGCTTGTGATGCTAACACAAGTAGTCCTCTTTCTAGGCGTAAGAGGAAGCGGGTTATTGCcagcgatgatgatgatgatgctgatgatgatgatgaagataataTACCGATTTCAATACTCAAGAATTTGAAACCAACTAACCAAGAGATGTCAGATTTGTTTGATACACCTAACAAAGGAGAGAGTGAGTCTAGAAGATTGAGTGGACAACGTCGAGTGTCGTCAAGACTgaataaaaagagagtttCTGAAGAGGTATCTGCTTCAACAGAGAGACTTGTGGGAATCCCAACAACCGATAATGCCGAGGATGAtgagacagaagaagaaggttcaGAGAGTGAGGGTGAGAGTTTAGATGGGTTTATtatcgatgatgatgatagtcAGGAGTCTGTCAGTGAAAAGTCTGATGAAATCGGGGTAGAGGAATCCGATGGAGAAGTTGGTTATGCTGATGTTATGTCAAGGTTAAGGAGGGAGAAGAAACCCGAGAAGCGTAAATGGGAGTATGAGGCAGATATGTTGGCAGATTTCGGTAAAGATCCTGAGCTTTGTATGAGAGCGGTTTGTGTTCTGTTTAGGTTTCaaacagaagatgaaaaagtgGAAAGATCAAGTCATGTCTCTAATGGTCGCGGTTTCAGCAAGGTTGACGCTGTAAG GGGCACTAGCATTGCACTGTTTCTGACGGATGGAGATTCCGCAGGCGATATGAAGAAATCCGTTGAGGAATTGAAAGTTTTTGACTTTAAAGGCGTAGAGAAATGCGAAGAATTAGCACGCAAATACTCTAAACAACTCTTCCAGATCTATAACAACAGAGAAGATCCATTCTTTACTCTTCCTCCATCTCCATGA
- a CDS encoding hypothetical protein (DUF295) (Protein of unknown function (DUF295); CONTAINS InterPro DOMAIN/s: Protein of unknown function DUF295 (InterPro:IPR005174); BEST Arabidopsis thaliana protein match is: Protein of unknown function (DUF295) (TAIR:AT5G55270.1); Has 1807 Blast hits to 1807 proteins in 277 species: Archae - 0; Bacteria - 0; Metazoa - 736; Fungi - 347; Plants - 385; Viruses - 0; Other Eukaryotes - 339 (source: NCBI BLink).), protein MSLLLNQHWKLCFRKPVLARSSPLHSNGLSFSSLQTPPCFIVDAEPCGAGLGKLKIVSAGDFRLTQLEKKVPLELMTGMENIGSSNGWVATLKDDVVRLQDDLNPFASASDPKRISLPPLVTLPLCQTQIVINVAMSSSSPEDDDCVVAVKFFGRQLSFFRTNTHEWINVKMEDPCFFSSRVFFSKKDDKFYIPGGHLIGSWDLRTDKPTAPKIHKLRFRNLPKLTKTKRKLMDSCYKREDLVESTTTGETFLVKWYKKIVGKVIKGRATIKTKAIMVFKLDEEGNAVYTQDIGDLFIFISEAQPTCVPASSVPGLLPNFVLFYDVNEFGSAYLADSSVSSEISTFPVPYHIPPQNIV, encoded by the coding sequence atgtcTCTGCTTCTCAACCAGCACTGGAAGCTATGCTTCCGGAAACCAGTGTTGGCGAGATCCTCTCCTCTTCACTCTAATGGCCTCTCTTTTTCCTCGTTGCAAACTCCTCCTTGTTTCATCGTCGACGCTGAACCTTGTGGAGCGGGTCTCGGAAAACTCAAGATTGTTAGTGCTGGTGATTTTCGCCTCACAcagttggagaagaaggtgCCTCTCGAGTTAATGACGGGAATGGAAAATATTGGGTCATCCAATGGGTGGGTAGCTACTTTGAAAGACGATGTAGTCCGTCTCCAAGATGATCTAAACCCGTTTGCATCTGCTTCAGACCCGAAACGAATCTCGCTACCTCCTCTTGTAACTCTGCCGCTTTGCCAAACCCAAATTGTCATCAACGTGGCTATGTCCTCATCTTCTCCTGAGGATGACGACTGTGTTGTGGCTGTCAAATTCTTTGGACGTCAGCTCAGCTTTTTCAGAACCAACACTCATGAGTGGATCAACGTCAAGATGGAAGACCcctgcttcttctcctctcgAGTCTTTTTCTCCAAGAAAGATGATAAGTTTTACATACCTGGAGGCCACCTCATTGGATCATGGGATCTCCGAACAGACAAGCCAACAGCACCTAAGATTCACAAGTTGCGGTTCCGAAACCTTCCTAAGCTGACCAAGACCAAACGAAAGCTTATGGATTCTTGCTACAAAAGAGAAGACTTGGTGGAGTCAACAACCACAGGGGAAACGTTCTTGGTTAAGTGGTACAAGAAGATCGTCGGCAAGGTTATCAAAGGTAGGGccacaataaaaacaaaagctataATGGTCTTCAAGCTAGACGAAGAAGGAAACGCTGTTTACACTCAAGACATCGGAGAtctcttcattttcatctCAGAAGCTCAACCTACTTGTGTTCCTGCTAGTTCCGTTCCCGGCCTACTGCCTAACTTCGTCCTATTCTATGATGTCAACGAATTCGGAAGTGCCTATCTTGCTGATTCCTCCGTCTCTAGTGAAATTTCAACATTCCCCGTTCCCTATCATATTCCACCACAAAATATAGTCTAG
- a CDS encoding hypothetical protein (DUF295) (Protein of unknown function (DUF295); FUNCTIONS IN: molecular_function unknown; INVOLVED IN: biological_process unknown; LOCATED IN: mitochondrion; CONTAINS InterPro DOMAIN/s: Protein of unknown function DUF295 (InterPro:IPR005174); BEST Arabidopsis thaliana protein match is: Protein of unknown function (DUF295) (TAIR:AT5G55270.1); Has 1807 Blast hits to 1807 proteins in 277 species: Archae - 0; Bacteria - 0; Metazoa - 736; Fungi - 347; Plants - 385; Viruses - 0; Other Eukaryotes - 339 (source: NCBI BLink).): MSLLLNQPSKLCFRRPVLARSSPLHSNGFSSSSLQTPPSMMALKRTYFADYAHHFEKKVPPELVYNDIKDDDDIGTIGSSHGWVVTLKDDGILRLQDDLNPVASETDPKRISLPPLVTLPHCQTQIVTNVAMSSSSPEDDECVVAVKFLGPQLRFCRPALKNPEWTNIRIQNPCFFSSRVMFSETHDMFRIPGSGGHLIGSWGLHTPPKIDKLRFQNLPKLTKTKRKLLHSCFTSEHLVESRSTGETFLVKWYRRTPAKPIKGMATMITKALHVFKLDKKGNAVYTQDIGDLCIFLSKSEPFCVPASSFPQGLHSLQAMRSNHVYILDVDEFGLVELVDSSIASVNCTLKVPFYIPPQNIN, encoded by the coding sequence ATGTCTCTGCTTCTCAACCAGCCCTCGAAGCTATGCTTTCGGAGACCTGTGTTGGCGAGATCCTCTCCTCTTCACTCTAatggcttctcttcttcctcgttgCAAACCCCTCCTAGTATGATGGCGCTCAAACGTACCTATTTTGCTGATTACGCTcatcattttgaaaaaaaggTGCCTCCCGAGTTGGTGTATAATGATattaaagatgatgatgacattgGAACGATCGGGTCTTCGCATGGTTGGGTAGTTACTTTAAAAGACGACGGAATTCTACGTCTCCAAGACGATCTAAACCCGGTTGCGTCAGAGACAGATCCCAAACGCATCTCGCTGCCCCCTCTTGTGACTCTGCCTCATTGCCAAACCCAAATTGTCACCAACGTGGCCATGTCCTCCTCTTCTCCTGAGGATGACGAATGTGTTGTGGCTGTCAAGTTCTTGGGGCCTCAACTCAGATTTTGCAGACCCGCTCTTAAAAACCCAGAGTGGACCAACATCAGAATCCAAAACCCctgtttcttctcctctcgGGTAATGTTTTCCGAGACACATGACATGTTTCGCATACCCGGTTCTGGAGGACACCTCATTGGATCATGGGGTCTCCACACACCACCCAAGATTGACAAGTTGCGATTTCAAAACCTTCCCAAGCTGACAAAGACCAAGCGGAAGCTTTTGCATTCGTGCTTCACGAGCGAACACTTGGTAGAGTCACGATCCACGGGAGAAACTTTCTTAGTTAAGTGGTACAGGAGAACCCCCGCCAAGCCCATCAAGGGTATGGCGACGATGATAACAAAAGCTCTTCATGTGTTCAAGCTAGACAAAAAAGGAAACGCTGTCTACACTCAAGACATCGGAGATCTCTGCATTTTCCTCTCAAAGTCTGAACCTTTCTGTGTTCCTGCTAGCTCCTTTCCTCAGGGCCTGCACTCTCTCCAGGCCATGCGCTCTAACCACGTCTACATATTGGACGTCGACGAATTCGGACTTGTCGAGCTGGTTGATTCTTCCATAGCTAGCGTGAATTGCACATTGAAGGTCCCTTTTTATATTCCACCTCAAAATATAAACTAG
- the AGP22 gene encoding arabinogalactan protein 22 (arabinogalactan protein 22 (AGP22); CONTAINS InterPro DOMAIN/s: Protein of unknown function DUF1070 (InterPro:IPR009424); BEST Arabidopsis thaliana protein match is: arabinogalactan protein 20 (TAIR:AT3G61640.1); Has 1807 Blast hits to 1807 proteins in 277 species: Archae - 0; Bacteria - 0; Metazoa - 736; Fungi - 347; Plants - 385; Viruses - 0; Other Eukaryotes - 339 (source: NCBI BLink).), producing the protein MASLKFPLEILAVFVIISVILLPIAQSHSSSPAPAPTSDGTSIDQGIAYVLMMVALALTYFIH; encoded by the exons ATGGCGTCCCTGAAATTTCCGTTGGAGATTCTCGCCGTCTTCGTCATCATCTCCGTGATTCTTTTGCCGATTGCTCAATCTCATTCTTCTTCGCCAGCTCCCGCACCCACCAGCGATG gaaCATCGATAGATCAGGGGATAGCGTATGTTCTAATGATGGTGGCTTTGGCGTTGACTTATTTCATTCATTGA
- a CDS encoding Seed maturation protein (Seed maturation protein; CONTAINS InterPro DOMAIN/s: Seed maturation protein (InterPro:IPR007011); BEST Arabidopsis thaliana protein match is: Seed maturation protein (TAIR:AT5G53270.1); Has 1807 Blast hits to 1807 proteins in 277 species: Archae - 0; Bacteria - 0; Metazoa - 736; Fungi - 347; Plants - 385; Viruses - 0; Other Eukaryotes - 339 (source: NCBI BLink).): MGSSKDSASVTNISVEEHFSVSQSSPGGQFVGPTEEISTAAEALIGRSTTLTEALKAASMNVGHKPVETTDVAAIKEVETRAIGGDIESEGGVTAVASKAVARNQKIGKDNEKTNLGDVIAEIDVKVTRDREVTSEDAEAVIRAELNHSPFNNIIPGGVAESVAAAYKLNHDPSSL, encoded by the exons ATGGGTTCATCAAAAGATAGTGCTAGTGTCACCAACATCTCCGTGGAGGAGCACTTTAGCGTCTCTCAGTCTAGCCCCGGTGGACAG tttgtAGGCCCAACAGAAGAGATTTCCACCGCAGCGGAAGCACTTATCGGGAGGTCAACGACATTAACGGAGGCTCTTAAAGCAGCATCCATGAATGTCGGCCACAAACCAGTTGAAACCACCGACGTGGCTGCCATAAAAGAGGTGGAAACAAGGGCTATCGGAGGCGATATAGAAAGTGAAGGTGGTGTAACTGCTGTAGCAAGTAAGGCGGTTGCTCGTAACCAAAAAATAGGAAAAGATAATGAGAAGACAAATCTCGGCGACGTTATCGCGGAGATTGATGTGAAAGTAACGAGGGACAGAGAAGTGACAAGTGAAGACGCAGAAGCAGTGATTCGGGCTGAGCTGAATCATTCTCCtttcaataatattattcCTGGAGGTGTTGCTGAATCCGTCGCTGCAGCTTATAAACTTAATCACGATCCATCGTCTCTTTGA